ACCCGATCTAGTTCGATATCCCTGCCTAGGAACGGATTATCGCAGAGGCTTACGTTGGGGATGAATCGGTCAACACCCAGATGGTCCGCGCCGGGATGGCTTGGCACTACGATCGCTATTCGGGAAACTACCCCAGCCACATTCTGATTGTCGAGCCGGAGGCAGAGGCGCGATCGCTTCTGGGCATTAAGGATTTGCGATCGCCTCAGCAACATCCCTTTTCCCGACATTCCTCGATAAAAGGAGCACTTTTTTCTGATACTCCTATAAAAGCTAAGAGGCCATTTGAAAAGTCCTCATCCGATGTTAGAAAACTCACACGGTCCACGCTGTTGATACTGAAACGACAGCACCGTGTGAGCTATGCCCAAAGACTACACCAGCAATCTCTCTCCCGACCAGTTCGCGCTCATCGAGCCGTTGCTCCCTGCTGCCAAATCCGGCGGTCGCCCCCGCAGCACCTCACTTAACGCCGTCCTTAACGCTATCCTCTACCTGGTTGTCCAAGGCTGCAAGTGGCAAGACCTCCCGAGCGATTTCCCCCCTACTGGAACCGTCTACACCTACTTCCGTAACTGGCGTCTCGACGGCACTTGGCAGCGCTTGCACGACTACCTGCGCGACCGCACCCGAGCTGCGGACGGTCGCGACCCGACCCCGTCAGAGGTGGTGCTCGACAGCCAGAGTGTGCCCACTGCGCCGATGGTGGCGCGCGCTGTCGGCTACGACAAAGCGAAGCAAACCAAAGGGCGCAAGCGCCATACTGTGGTGGACACCCTCGGATTGCTGATGTGCGTGGCGGTGACAGCGGCGAGCGTGCCGGAGCGCCAGGGCGGCAAGCAAGTGCTGCAGCGGCTGCATCGCTTGGGGGAGCGCGTGAGGCGGATTAGCCTGGTGTGGGTGGATGGGGGCTACAGCGGTAAGCCGTTTCTGCAGTGGGTGATG
Above is a genomic segment from Rubidibacter lacunae KORDI 51-2 containing:
- a CDS encoding IS5 family transposase, giving the protein MPKDYTSNLSPDQFALIEPLLPAAKSGGRPRSTSLNAVLNAILYLVVQGCKWQDLPSDFPPTGTVYTYFRNWRLDGTWQRLHDYLRDRTRAADGRDPTPSEVVLDSQSVPTAPMVARAVGYDKAKQTKGRKRHTVVDTLGLLMCVAVTAASVPERQGGKQVLQRLHRLGERVRRISLVWVDGGYSGKPFLQWVMDTCRWIVLLVKRPEAAKGFVLLQKRWVVERTFGWWCWYRRLNVDYEYLPESSETMIRIAMIRLMLRRLA